The Fragaria vesca subsp. vesca linkage group LG2, FraVesHawaii_1.0, whole genome shotgun sequence genome includes a window with the following:
- the LOC101291497 gene encoding uncharacterized protein LOC101291497 — translation MQGLHHKQQQLAALLSVALPKDDSSSASKPDDDDSTRLAAVNNLHRAVLYPPNSLLVTHSASFLAQGFSQLLSDKCYGVRQEAAVAYGALCAVICSIPIASNGRQNHVMLGSLVDRFIGWALPLFNNISAGDGTTELALDGLREFLNVGDVGAIERYALPILKACQVLLEDERTSLSLLHHLLGVLTLISLKFSRYFQPHFLDIVDLLLGWALVPDLAESDRRIIMDSFLQFQNHWVGNLQFSLGLLSKFVGDMDVLIQDVSHGTPQQFRRLLALLSCFSTVLQSTASGLLEMNLLEQITEPLNRIIPRLLGCLSMVGRKFGWLEWIGNSWKCLTLLAEIFCERFSTFYALAVDILFQSLEVDNSNQPVGTGSITSFQVHGVLKTNLQLLSLQKFGLLPISVQKILQFDSPISQLRLHPNHLVTGSSAATYIFLLQHENNEVVEQALTTLTEELELLRGMLEKTLGHDNGVLSCSKTYSEHELFALIKFDLKVLLSCVIFSGGSSYSLIGQPDIAALYLMRSEKLVNFIIEKFNPFDLPILEYADLQVNVLKMFDRLTVVKFFSTCSLSCQSSGKSSVVASGKLPNSESLTNEHFVVVVENLRKYSLLFVKALRVSSPLAIKVTALDWVQRFCQNVIAFNEKSDTETHFYEMYGSDRIIGNMLYSMLDAASDREPKVRSHVAIVLELLLQARLVHPFYFNCMAEMVLGKLGDPDIDIKSAFVRLLAIVVPTTLYACGLHDYGTSPSSRAGAVPVGNNSNLQWKQVFSLKQLPQQLHSQQLVTILSYISQRWKVPLSSWIQRLIHSCRSSKDLVARQPEETGNVANGVWLDIKVDDDFLEKHCSVNNLAGAWWAVQETARYCISTRLRTNLGGPTQTFAALERMLLDVAHLLQYDSEQTDGNLSMIGSSGAHLLPMRLLFDFVEALKKNVYNAYEGSAVLPSATRSSSLFFRANKKVCEEWFSRICEPMMNAGLALQCHDATIHYSALRLQELRNLVTSALNDKSRVQVTEHLHNIKGRFSADILRVLRHMALALCKTHESEALVGLEKWASLTFSPFLVEENQSSNSRICGPITWITGLVYQAKAQYEKAAAHFTHLLQSEESLSSLGSDGVQFVIARIIECYTSVCDWKSLESWLLELQTLRAKHAGKSYCGALTTTGNEINAIHALAQYDEGEYQAAWGCLGLTPKSSSELAIDPKLALQRSEQMLLQAMLFQNDQKVDKVPHELEKARLMLEETLSVLPLDGLDEAAVYATQLHCIFAFEEFYKIKGSQDKPRQLQSVLSSYVHFMQPDIGRVHQDCAPWLKVLRVYRTISPVSPATLKLCMNLLSLARKRRNLLLANRLNSYLKDHLLSSSGERHQDFLISNLLYEGILLMHVENNLEDALTNLWSFVSPIMISSPSAEFDADNSTLKAKACLKLSNWLKKKYTDSRLTEIIVKMRSDFDMANSSSPSRGGPTFLEEISISKPPLGPIVEELVGTATKLSTHLCPTMGKSWISYASWCFSQAKQSLLTPDDNTLRSCSFSPSLVHEVLPERFKLTEDEIIKVKNLISQIFQNKDDAGFPAEQEVDSAASRNDNTVMALMLQVVNIIETVSGAPGVEDSSEDCLSAAVASQLKTCFLQANIGLNETDIFSMVNELVALWWCLRRRRVSLFGHAAQGFIQYLSYSSAKICHSGLVDSGPEPLKQKSGSYTLRATLYVLHILLNYGAELKDTLEPALSTVPLSPWQEVTPQLFARLSSHPEQVVRKQLEGLLMMLAKQSPWSIVYPTLVDVNAYEEKPSEELEHILGCLVSELYPRLIQDVQLVINELGNVTVLWEELWLSTLQDLHTDVTRRINVLKEEAARIAENITLSQSEKNKINAAKYSAMMAPIVVALERRLSSTSRKPETPHEVWFHEEYKDRLKSAIIAFKTPPASATALGDAWRPFDTIAASLASYQRKSSICLSEVAPQLALLSSSDVPMPGLEKQDTVSESDRGLSANLQGIVTIASFSDDVAIISTKTKPKKLVILGSDGQKYMYLLKGREDLRLDARIMQLLQAINGFLHSSVATHSHFLGVRYYSVTPISGRAGLIQWVGNVISIYSVFKSWQNRIQLAQLSAVGGGNIKGSVPPVVPRPSDMFYGKIIPALKEKGIRRVISRRDWPHEVKRKVLMDLMKETPRQLLYQELWCASEGFKSFSLKQKRFSGSVAAMGMVGHILGLGDRHLDNILMDFCSGDMVHIDYNVCFDKGQRLKIPEIVPFRLTQTIEAALGMTGIEGTFRSNCESVIGVLRKNKDVILMLLEVFVWDPLVEWTRGDFHDDAAIGGEERKGMELAVSLSLFASRVQEIRVPLQEHHDLLLSTLPAVESALERFADVLSQYELASTLFYRADQERSDLILQETAAKSIVSDATSNSEKTRALFEVQAREFAQAKALVAEKSQEAATWMEQHGRILDALRCNLLKEINAFLKLSSMQENLSLTSAVLVAGVPLTIVPEPTQAQCYDIDREVAQLVSELDDGLSSATAALEVYSLALQRILPLNYITTSAVHGWSQILQLSLGTLSSDILSLARRQGSELISKVHGDNFDSVKHSHDDLCRKVEKYSLEIEKLEQECTELVHSIGSETESQAKDRLLSAFMRYMQSAGIAKIEDATSSIQFGQSKYDARLQGELNEKREKVLFVLNTAAGYLYNEVKLKVLNILSDSTERRTATNQIHYEFETIFSGFEEQVEKCILLAGFVNELQQLIGRDTFTGDTEKGHPGYGSDRNWAAIFKTILLSFKSLIGQMTEAVLPDVIRCAISLNPEVMDAFGFISQIRGSIDTVLEQFIEVEMERASLVELEQNYFVKVGLITEQQLSLEDAAMKGRDHLSWEEAEELASQEEACRAQLDQLHQTWNQRDLRTSALIKREADIKNALTTSAHHFQSLVGVIDERELHASKSKVLLALLVKPFSELEAIDKVLSSVGGSYTSHSNEVPKLIDLVTSGYPVSEYVWKLGSLLNLHSFFVWKIGVIDSFLDSCMNDVASYMDQTLAFDQLFNVVKRKLEMQLQEHLRRYLKERVGPSLLASLDKEIECLKQLTEGGKEVALNHVMNEVGALEKVQLMLEEFCNAHETARAARVAVSGMKRQVNELREALCKTGLEIAQMEWMHDATLVPSYSSRVKFQKFLGGDDSLHPIVLNLSRPNMLESLQSSVSKIARSIESLQACERSSLTAEGQLERAMGWACGGPNSSAAGNGSSKTSGIPPEFHDHLTRRRQLLWQSREKASDIIKICMSILEFEASRDGLFRSPGEIYPARTGGDGRMWQQGYLNALKRLDITYQSFARAEHEWKLAQSTMETASSGLSSATNELSIASLKAKSASGDLQSTVLAMRDCACEASVALMGYAGVSNRHSALTSECGFMLEEVLAITEDLHDVHSLGREAAAVHRSLVEDLSKANAILLPLETVLSKDVAAMTDAMCRERDTKMEISPIHGQAIYQSYSLKIREACQTLDPLLPSLTSSVKGLYSMLTRLARTASLHAGNLHKALEGLGESQEVESPVTDVSRPDLAADAAGFDDKERENLSMSNGESTNDFGGVGLPLEDKGWLSPPDSICSSSTDSGITSTEMSLPGSCNDQEDIKQQLLHGTNSRGAIDFQTTTPCSPADSQEMLDSPHRSKYTEADNIHIGSFKSTPTPSDANEYPLALALPSNEPVRVCPDTSRHPNENREVVVSGGKDEIPPLNKVIIKDETRDVTHVSSRVGRGKNPYAMSVLRRVEMKLDGRDISDNREIGISEQVDYLLKQATSVDNLCNMYEGWTPWI, via the exons ATGCAAGGCCTCCACCACAAACAGCAGCAGCTAGCCGCGCTTCTCTCCGTCGCGCTTCCCAAGGACGATTCCTCTTCCGCCTCAAAACCCGACGACGATGACTCCACCCGACTCGCCGCCGTCAACAACCTCCACCGCGCCGTTCTCTACCCTCCCAACTCCCTCCTCGTCACTCACTCCGCCTCCTTCCTCGCCCAGGGCTTCTCTCAGCTTCTCTCCGATAA ATGTTATGGGGTGAGGCAAGAGGCTGCGGTGGCATATGGTGCGCTTTGTGCTGTGATTTGCTCAATTCCGATAGCGTCGAATGGGAGACAGAATCATGTTATGCTTGGGAGCTTGGTTGACCGGTTCATTGGCTGGGCGCTGCCGTTGTTTAACAATATTAGTGCCGGAGATGGGACCACAGAGTTGGCATTGGATGGCTTGAGGGAGTTTCTTAATGTTGGGGATGTTGGTGCGATCGAGAGATATGCTTTGCCGATTCTTAAAGCGTGCCAGGTTCTTCTTGAGGATGAGAGAACCTCCTTGAGTCTGTTGCACCACCTTCTTGGCGTTTTGACTTTGATTTCGTTGAAGTTTTCTAGATACTTCCAGCCTCATTTTCTTGACATTGTTGATCTGCTTCTTGGGTGGGCATTGGTGCCGGACCTTGCTGAGTCGGATAGACGGATTATAATGGATAGTTTCTTGCAGTTTCAGAATCACTGGGTTGGTAATTTGCAGTTTTCTCTGGGATTGCTGTCGAAATTTGTAGGAGACATGGATGTTTTGATTCAGGACGTAAGTCATGGAACCCCACAACAGTTCCGGAGGTTGCTTGCCTTACTATCATGTTTTTCAACAGTACTGCAGTCCACTGCCTCTGGGTTGCTGGAAATGAATCTACTTGAACAAATCACTGAACCCCTTAACAGAATTATTCCTCGGTTGTTGGGATGTTTGTCTATGGTTGGAAGGAAATTTGGGTGGTTGGAATGGATTGGCAATTCATGGAAGTGTCTGACTCTGCTGGCAGAAATTTTTTGTGAGAGATTTTCCACCTTTTATGCACTTGCAGTTGATATTTTATTTCAAAGTTTGGAAGTGGACAATAGTAACCAACCAGTGGGAACTGGAAGCATTACCTCCTTCCAAGTTCATGGAGTTTTAAAAACTAATCTCCAATTATTATCTTTGCAGAAGTTTGGGCTTCTCCCAATTTCTGTGCAGAAAATACTGCAATTTGATTCTCCAATTTCTCAGTTGCGTTTGCATCCTAATCACTTGGTAACAGGCAGTTCGGCTGCCACTTATATATTCTTGCTTCAACACGAGAATAATGAAGTTGTTGAACAAGCACTGACTACATTGACAGAGGAGCTGGAGTTATTAAGAGGGATGCTAGAGAAAACCCTGGGCCATGACAATGGGGTTCTTTCATGTTCTAAAACATATTCAGAGCATGAATTATTTGCATTGATTAAATTTGATTTGAAGGTTCTCTTGTCATGTGTTATCTTCAGTGGGGGTAGTAGTTATAGTTTGATTGGCCAACCAGACATTGCAGCCCTGTATCTTATGAGGTCAGAAAAGTTGGTGAACTTTATTATTGAGAAATTTAATCCCTTTGACTTGCCTATTCTGGAATATGCTGATTTGCAAGTCAATGTTTTGAAGATGTTTGACAGGCTAACAGTGGTTAAATTCTTCAGTACCTGCTCTTTGTCATGTCAGAGTAGTGGAAAATCATCAGTTGTTGCTTCTGGTAAATTACCTAATAGTGAGTCTTTGACGAATGAACATTTCGTTGTGGTTGTTGAGAATCTGAGAAAGTACAGTCTGCTTTTTGTGAAAGCTCTCCGTGTCTCTTCTCCTCTTGCAATTAAAGTAACTGCGCTGGATTGGGTACAAAGATTTTGTCAGAATGTTATTGCTTTTAATGAGAAATCAGACACAGAAACTCATTTCTATGAAATGTATGGTAGTGATAGGATAATTGGTAATATGCTTTACTCAATGTTGGATGCTGCATCTGATAGGGAACCAAAAGTGAGGTCACATGTTGCCATAGTATTGGAGCTGTTACTGCAGGCAAGGCTTGTACATCCTTTTTACTTTAATTGCATGGCTGAAATGGTGTTGGGAAAACTCGGTGATCCAGATATTGATATAAAAAGTGCTTTTGTTAGACTGCTTGCTATAGTTGTGCCTACTACATTGTATGCATGCGGCCTTCATGATTATGGGACATCTCCTTCATCTAGGGCTGGTGCTGTTCCGGTAGGCAACAATTCTAACCTGCAGTGGAAGCAAGTGTTTTCCTTGAAGCAGCTCCCCCAGCAACTTCACTCACAACAATTAGTGACCATATTGAGTTACATATCCCAAAGATGGAAGGTGCCTCTTTCTTCTTGGATCCAACGGCTTATTCATAGTTGCAGAAGTTCAAAGGACCTTGTTGCACGTCAACCCGAGGAAACAGGAAATGTTGCCAATGGTGTGTGGTTGGACATCAAAGTGGATGATGATTTTCTTGAAAAACATTGCTCAGTAAATAATCTGGCTGGTGCTTGGTGGGCTGTCCAAGAAACTGCTAGATATTGTATTTCCACACGGCTTCGGACCAACCTAGGTGGACCAACCCAGACTTTTGCAGCATTAGAGCGAATGCTTTTGGACGTTGCACACCTATTACAGTATGATAGCGAGCAGACTGATGGGAACTTGAGTATGATAGGGTCTTCTGGTGCTCATTTGCTACCAATGAGGTTACTATTCGATTTTGTTGAGGCTCTAAAGAAAAATGTATACAACGCATATGAGGGGTCTGCTGTTTTACCATCTGCTACTCGGTCAAGTTCTTTATTTTTTAGAGCTAACAAGAAAGTATGTGAGGAGTGGTTCTCTCGTATATGTGAGCCAATGATGAATGCTGGTTTAGCTCTACAATGCCATGATGCTACAATTCACTACTCTGCGCTGCGTTTACAGGAGCTCAGGAATCTTGTAACTTCAGCTTTAAATGACAAGTCTAGGGTACAAGTAACCGAGCACCTCCATAATATCAAGGGTAGATTTTCTGCAGACATATTGAGGGTTTTACGGCACATGGCATTGGCTTTGTGTAAGACTCATGAATCAGAGGCTTTAGTTGGTCTGGAAAAATGGGCTTCATTGACGTTTTCTCCCTTTCTTGTAGAGGAAAACCAGTCCAGTAACAGTAGGATCTGTGGGCCCATTACATGGATTACTGGGCTTGTATATCAGGCAAAAGCTCAATATGAAAAGGCTGCTGCTCACTTCACTCACTTGCTACAGTCTGAGGAGTCACTGAGTTCCTTGGGTTCTGATGGTGTGCAATTTGTCATTGCACGTATCATTGAGTGTTATACTTCTGTTTGTGATTGGAAATCATTAGAATCCTGGTTACTGGAGTTGCAAACACTTCGAGCCAAGCATGCTGGGAAGAGTTATTGTGGTGCGCTAACGACAACTGGTAATGAGATTAATGCAATTCATGCCTTGGCACAGTATGATGAGGGTGAATATCAGGCAGCATGGGGATGCCTTGGTTTGACACCTAAAAGTAGCAGTGAGCTCGCAATTGATCCCAAATTGGCCTTGCAAAGAAGTGAGCAGATGCTCTTACAAGCAATGCTTTTTCAGAATGATCAAAAGGTAGATAAGGTGCCACATGAGTTAGAGAAGGCCAGATTGATGCTGGAGGAAACATTGTCTGTTCTGCCGCTGGATGGGTTAGATGAGGCAGCTGTATATGCTACTCAGTTGCACTGCATCTTTGCATTTGAGGAATTTTACAAGATTAAAGGTAGCCAAGATAAACCCAGACAACTTCAATCTGTATTAAGTTCATATGTCCACTTCATGCAGCCCGATATAGGCAGAGTTCATCAAGACTGTGCCCCTTGGTTAAAAGTTCTTCGAGTTTATCGAACCATTTCTCCTGTTTCTCCTGCTACTCTAAAGCTCTGTATGAACTTGTTAAGTTTGGCCCGCAAACGGCGAAACTTACTATTGGCAAATCGTTTAAACAGCTATCTCAAAGATCACCTATTGAGCAGCTCTGGGGAAAGACACCAGGATTTCCTCATCTCGAATCTGCTATATGAGGGTATCTTGTTAATGCATGTTGAAAACAACTTGGAGGATGCTTTGACCAACCTATGGTCTTTTGTAAGTCCTATCATGATTTCTTCACCTTCTGCGGAATTTGATGCTGACAATAGTACTTTAAAAGCCAAGGCATGCTTGAAACTCTCAAACTGGCTTAAAAAGAAGTACACAGATTCGAGGCTAACTGAAATTATTGTTAAGATGCGATCAGATTTTGATATGGCTAATTCCTCATCTCCAAGCAGAGGTGGACCCACATTTCTCGAGGAGATCTCAATCTCTAAACCACCTCTGGGTCCTATTGTTGAGGAACTTGTTGGTACAGCTACAAAGTTGTCTACTCATCTATGCCCTACTATGGGAAAATCCTGGATTTCTTATGCCTCTTGGTGTTTCAGTCAAGCCAAACAATCTCTTTTAACCCCAGATGACAACACTCTTCGCTCATGCTCATTTTCCCCTTCCCTTGTTCATGAAGTTCTACCTGAGAGATTCAAGCTAACTGAAGATGAGATCATAAAAGTGAAAAATTTGATTTCCCAGATCTTCCAAAACAAGGATGATGCGGGTTTCCCTGCTGAACAGGAAGTTGATTCTGCTGCATCAAGGAATGACAACACTGTGATGGCATTGATGCTGCAAGTAGTGAATATTATTGAAACTGTTTCTGGGGCCCCTGGTGTCGAAGACTCAAGTGAAGATTGCCTTTCTGCTGCTGTTGCTTCTCAGTTGAAGACCTGCTTCCTTCAAGCCAATATTGGCTTAAATGAAACCGACATATTTTCCATGGTCAATGAGTTAGTAGCCCTGTGGTGGTGTTTGAGGAGGAGGAGAGTGTCCCTCTTTGGCCATGCAGCTCAAGGATTTATACAGTATCTTTCATATTCCTCTGCCAAAATTTGCCATAGTGGTTTGGTTGACTCTGGTCCTGAACCTTTGAAACAAAAAAGTGGCAGCTACACTCTGAGGGCCACATTGTATGTCTTGCATATTCTTCTCAATTATGGAGCTGAGTTGAAAGATACACTTGAACCTGCTCTTTCAACAGTTCCTTTATCACCGTGGCAG GAGGTTACCCCCCAATTGTTTGCTCGGTTAAGTTCTCATCCTGAGCAAGTGGTGCGCAAGCAGTTGGAGGGCTTATTGATGATGCTGGCGAAACAATCTCCTTGGTCCATAGTGTACCCGACATTGGTTGATGTGAATGCTTATGAAGAGAAGCCTTCTGAGGAGCTCGAACACATACTTGGTTGTTTGGTA AGTGAACTATACCCTAGATTGATTCAGGATGTGCAGCTGGTGATAAATGAGCTAGGGAATGTTACTGTTCTTTGGGAGGAGCTATGGCTCAGCACACTCCAAGATCTTCACACAG ATGTGACCAGGCGCATAAATGTACTGAAGGAAGAAGCTGCACGAATTGCAGAAAATATTACTCTTAGCCAGAGTGAGAAGAACAAGATAAATGCTGCGAAATACTCAGCTATGATGGCTCCTATTGTTGTGGCCTTGGAACGTCGTCTATCTTCCACATCTCGGAAACCTGAAACACCTCATGAGGTATGGTTCCATGAGGAGTATAAAGATAGGTTGAAATCAGCCATCATAGCCTTCAAGACACCTCCGGCATCTGCTACAGCACTTGGAGATGCATGGCGTCCATTTGATACCATTGCTGCCTCCTTAGCATCTTATCAAAGGAAGTCGTCAATTTGTTTAAGCGAAGTTGCACCACAATTGGCTCTACTATCATCATCTGATGTTCCAATGCCTGGTCTTGAAAAGCAAGATACAGTCTCTGAATCTGACAGAGGTCTAAGTGCTAACCTCCAAGGAATTGTTACCATTGCTTCTTTCTCTGACGACGTGGCTATCATATCAACCAAGACTAAGCCTAAGAAACTTGTCATTCTTGGTTCTGATGGCCAAAAGTACATGTATCTTTTGAAAGGCAGGGAAGATCTCCGTCTTGATGCCAGAATCATGCAACTCTTGCAAGCTATCAACGGTTTCCTGCATTCCTCAGTGGCAACTCATAGTCACTTTCTTGGTGTTCGCTATTATTCTGTGACTCCAATTAGTGGTCGGGCTGGTCTTATCCAGTGGGTGGGTAATGTAATTAGTATATACAGTGTCTTTAAGTCTTGGCAAAACCGCATCCAACTAGCGCAGCTCTCAGCAGTAGGTGGTGGCAATATAAAAGGCTCTGTTCCTCCAGTTGTTCCCCGACCTAGTGATATGTTCTATGGTAAAATCATACCAGCACTCAAAGAGAAAGGTATAAGGAGAGTAATTTCACGAAGAGACTGGCCTCATGAGGTGAAGCGTAAAGTTCTTATGGATCTTATGAAGGAGACTCCTAGACAGCTTCTCTATCAAGAACTCTGGTGTGCTAGTGAAGGATTCAAATCCTTCAGCTTGAAACAGAAAAG GTTTTCTGGAAGTGTTGCTGCCATGGGCATGGTGGGCCACATTCTTGGTCTTGGGGATAGACACTTGGATAATATCCTCATGGATTTTTGTAGTGGTGATATGGTACATATTGATTACAATGTTTGTTTTGATAAAGGTCAAAGATTAAAAATTCCAGAAATTGTACCCTTCCGCCTTACACAAACCATTGAAGCAGCATTAGGAATGACTGGAATAGAAGGTACCTTTAGGTCAAACTGTGAATCAGTCATTGGTGTTTTGAGGAAGAACAAAGACGTAATTTTGATGTTACTGGAAGTGTTTGTTTGGGACCCTCTTGTGGAATGGACACGGGGAGATTTTCATGATGACGCTGCAATTGGCGGTGAAGAAAGGAAGGGCATGGAGTTGGCTGTCAGTCTGAGTTTATTTGCATCTCGTGTGCAGGAAATTCGCGTCCCATTACAG GAACATCATGATCTTTTACTGTCTACTCTACCAGCTGTTGAATCTGCTCTTGAG AGGTTTGCCGATGTTCTAAGCCAATATGAGCTCGCATCTACACTCTTTTATCGAGCTGATCAAGAGAGATCTGACCTAATTTTGCAAGAGACAGCTGCGAAGTCGATTGTTTCCGATGCAACAAGCAATTCAGAGAAAACTCGTGCCTTGTTTGAAGTTCAGGCTCGAGAATTTGCACAAGCGAAGGCCTTGGTTGCTGAGAAATCTCAAGAGGCAGCAACCTGGATGGAACAACATGGAAGAATCCTTGATGCTTTACGCTGCAATTTACTTAAAGAAATAAATGCCTTCTTAAAGCTTAGTAGTATGCAAGAAAATTTGTCTCTAACATCTGCGGTTCTGGTGGCTGGGGTTCCACTGACTATTGTTCCTGAGCCTACACAAGCACAGTGCTATGATATAGATAGGGAGGTTGCTCAGCTAGTATCCGAATTAGATGATGGACTTTCTTCTGCCACAGCTGCTCTTGAAGTATATTCTTTGGCTTTGCAAAGAATTTTGCCATTAAATTATATTACAACAAGTGCAGTTCATGGTTGGTCACAGATTTTGCAGCTATCTCTTGGGACTCTTTCCTCTGATATACTCTCTCTTGCTAGAAGACAGGGTTCTGAGCTTATTTCCAAAGTGCATGGGGACAATTTTGATTCTGTCAAACACAGTCACGATGATCTGTGCCGTAAAGTGGAGAAGTACTCCCTAGAGATAGAGAAGCTGGAACAGGAGTGTACTGAGCTAGTGCACTCTATTGGCTCGGAGACTGAATCACAGGCAAAGGATCGACTTTTGTCCGCTTTTATGAGATACATGCAATCCGCTGGTATTGCGAAGATTGAAGATGCTACTTCTTCCATCCAATTTGGGCAATCAAAATATGATGCTAGATTGCAAGGGGAGCTGAATGAGAAAAGGGAAAAAGTCCTATTTGTTTTAAATACAGCTGCTGGTTATCTGTATAATGAGGTTAAGCTTAAGGTGCTCAACATATTGAGCGACTCAACTGAGCGAAGAACTGCTACCAATCAGATTCATTATGAATTTGAAACTATTTTCTCTGGATTTGAAGAGCAAGTAGAGAAGTGTATACTTTTAGCAGGGTTTGTTAATGAGTTACAGCAACTGATTGGTAGAGATACTTTTACTGGTGACACAGAGAAAGGCCATCCAGGCTATGGTTCTGATAGAAATTGGGCAGCCATTTTTAAAACCATTTTACTTTCGTTCAAGAGCTTGATTGGGCAAATGACTGAAGCTGTTCTTCCAGATGTAATAAGATGTGCGATTTCACTGAATCCAGAAGTCATGGATGCGTTTGGATTCATCTCACAAATTCGGGGTTCAATTGATACGGTGTTAGAGCAATTTATTGAGGTAGAGATGGAGAGGGCATCTTTAGTTGAACTGGAACAGAACTACTTTGTTAAGGTTGGCCTCATTACTGAGCAGCAGTTGTCTCTTGAAGACGCTGCTATGAAAGGTAGGGATCATCTCTCATGGGAAGAGGCAGAGGAGCTTGCTTCCCAAGAAGAAGCTTGTAGGGCACAGCTAGACCAACTCCATCAAACTTGGAACCAGAGAGATTTACGCACTTCTGCCCTTATAAAAAGAGAAGCTGATATAAAGAATGCCCTGACTACTTCTGCTCACCATTTTCAGTCTCTAGTTGGTGTCATAGATGAAAGAGAGCTGCATGCCTCAAAAAGCAAGGTGCTACTTGCCCTGCTTGTTAAGCCCTTTTCTGAGTTGGAGGCAATTGATAAAGTATTGTCATCAGTTGGAGGTTCTTATACTTCGCACTCAAATGAGGTTCCTAAGTTAATAGATTTGGTGACTTCAGGGTATCCAGTATCTGAATATGTTTGGAAGCTTGGAAGCTTATTGAATCTTCATTCTTTCTTTGTTTGGAAAATCGGTGTCATTGATTCTTTTCTTGATTCATGTATGAATGATGTAGCTTCGTATATGGATCAAACTTTAGCGTTTGACCAGCTCTTCAATGTTGTTAAGAGAAAGCTTGAAATGCAACTTCAAGAACATCTTCGTAGATACCTGAAAGAACGAGTTGGTCCTAGTTTATTGGCTAGCTTAGATAAAGAAATCGAGTGTCTGAAGCAACTGACTGAGGGTGGAAAGGAGGTTGCTCTTAATCATGTGATGAACGAGGTTGGGGCCCTGGAAAAAGTTCAACTTATGCTTGAGGAATTCTGCAATGCACATGAAACTGCCAGAGCAGCTAGGGTAGCTGTATCTGGAATGAAAAGGCAAGTGAATGAACTCAGAGAAGCTCTTTGCAAGACTGGCCTGGAGATTGCTCAGATGGAATGGATGCATGATGCTACCTTGGTTCCTTCATACAGTAGCAGGGTCAAATTTCAGAAATTTCTTGGTGGTGATGATAGCTTACATCCTATCGTCTTGAACCTAAGCAGACCTAATATGCTGGAAAGTTTACAGTCTTCTGTGTCAAAGATAGCCAGGTCTATAGAGTCACTCCAAGCTTGTGAACGAAGTTCGCTTACAGCTGAAGGCCAGCTTGAGAGGGCAATGGGGTGGGCCTGTGGTGGCCCAAATTCCAGTGCAGCTGGAAATGGTTCAAGCAAGACTTCTGGAATTCCTCCTGAATTTCATGACCATCTCACAAGGCGGCGACAACTACTATGGCAGTCTAGAGAAAAGGCATCGGATATTATAAAAATATGTATGTCTATATTGGAGTTTGAGGCATCACGAGATGGCCTTTTCCGGTCTCCAGGAGAGATCTACCCAGCCAGGACTGGTGGTGATGGCAGAATGTGGCAGCAAGGTTACTTGAATGCACTGAAAAGATTGGACATCACTTACCAGTCTTTTGCTC GCGCTGAACACGAATGGAAGCTTGCACAAAGCACAATGGAAACTGCTTCTAGTGGATTGTCTTCTGCAACCAATGAACTTAGTATTGCATCACTGAAAGCAAAGTCAGCTTCAG GTGATTTACAAAGCACGGTTCTTGCAATGAGGGATTGTGCATGTGAAGCCAGTGTTGCGCTAATGGGATATGCTGGTGTTTCAAATCGTCATTCTGCTTTGACTTCTGAATGCGGATTCATGCTTGAAGAG GTCCTTGCAATAACTGAAGATCTACATGATGTACACAGTCTAGGAAGGGAAGCTGCTGCAGTTCACCGTTCTCTTGTGGAAGACCTTTCAAAG GCAAATGCAATTCTTCTTCCACTGGAAACAGTATTGTCCAAAGATGTAGCTGCTATGACTGATGCAATGTGTAGGGAAAGAGACACCAAGATGGAAATATCTCCGATTCATGGCCAAGCCATTTACCAGTCCTATTCTTTAAAAATCAGGGAGGCTTGCCAGACCTTAGATCCCTTGTTGCCCTCACTTACTTCATCTGTGAAGGGGCTCTATTCTATGTTGACCAGGCTTGCACGAACTGCAAGTCTCCATGCTGGGAATCTTCATAAA GCTCTTGAAGGACTAGGGGAAAGCCAGGAAGTAGAATCGCCAGTAACTGATGTGTCAAGGCCAGATCTCGCTGCTGATGCTGCTGGGTTTGATGACAAGGAGAGAGAGAACCTCTCCATGTCAAATGGTGAGAGCACCAATGATTTTGGTGGCGTTGGACTTCCTTTGGAAGACAAAGGATGGTTATCCCCACCAGATAGTATCTGCAGTAGTAGTACAGATTCTGGCATTACCTCTACTGAAATGAGTCTTCCAGGTAGCTGCAATGATCAAGAAGATATAAAGCAACAACTTTTGCATGGAACTAATAGCAGAGGTGCTATAGATTTTCAAACTACCACCCCTTGCTCTCCAGCTGATAGCCAAGAAATGTTGGATTCTCCACACAGATCAAAGTATACAGAAGCAGATAACATTCATATTGGTTCTTTTAAGTCAACACCTACTCCTAGTGATGCAAATGAATATCCATTGGCTCTGGCATTACCAAGTAATGAACCTGTCAGAGTCTGTCCTGATACTTCACGTCATCCAAATGAGAATAGAGAGGTGGTGGTGTCTGGGGGTAAAGATGAAATTCCCCCACTAAACAAGGTTATAATTAAAGATGAAACTCGTGATGTTACACATGTTTCTAGTCGAGTGGGCAGGG GTAAAAACCCTTATGCAATGTCAGTCTTAAGACGAGTTGAGATGAAACTAGATGGTCGAGATATATCTGACAACAG AGAAATTGGTATCTCCGAACAAGTGGACTATCTGCTTAAGCAAGCCACTAGTGTAGACAATCTTTGCAACATGTATGAAGGTTGGACACCATGGATTTAA